The proteins below are encoded in one region of Pantoea sp. At-9b:
- a CDS encoding alpha/beta fold hydrolase gives MTLPVVLIPGFMLDDTLWADFVDAFPDDREFIYASLRGGDSISGLARTIAEQLPERFVVAGFSLGGYVARAIAEAFPARTAGMILIATSLREDTPAQRQAKQDAVGALKQGDFRGISRGAIQKSLHPARHDDTGLIRKIQEMGKRLGAEAFIRQSGFIRDRITLHPIVCPVAVIAAQQDQLRCYQEAVELAQLTGSRVEVIEESGHMIPLEKPQQLAARVAAWLKAVNL, from the coding sequence ATGACATTACCGGTAGTGCTGATCCCTGGATTTATGCTCGATGACACGCTGTGGGCGGATTTTGTCGACGCATTCCCCGATGATCGCGAATTTATCTATGCCAGCCTTCGCGGAGGCGACAGCATCAGCGGCCTTGCCCGCACGATTGCAGAACAGTTGCCTGAGCGTTTTGTTGTCGCCGGATTTTCTCTTGGCGGCTATGTCGCCCGTGCTATTGCCGAAGCCTTTCCGGCACGCACCGCAGGCATGATCCTGATTGCCACCTCATTGCGTGAGGACACCCCTGCACAACGCCAGGCCAAACAGGATGCGGTCGGGGCGCTCAAACAGGGAGATTTTCGTGGTATCAGTCGCGGAGCAATCCAAAAATCCCTGCATCCAGCCCGGCATGACGACACCGGGTTAATTCGTAAGATTCAGGAGATGGGCAAGCGACTGGGCGCAGAGGCTTTCATCAGACAGTCGGGTTTTATCCGCGATCGGATCACGTTGCACCCGATTGTTTGTCCGGTGGCCGTTATCGCTGCGCAACAGGATCAGCTACGTTGTTATCAGGAAGCAGTGGAGCTCGCGCAACTTACCGGTAGCCGTGTCGAGGTGATTGAGGAGAGCGGGCATATGATTCCACTGGAAAAACCGCAACAACTCGCTGCGCGGGTTGCTGCCTGGCTCAAAGCAGTCAACCTGTAA
- a CDS encoding non-oxidative hydroxyarylic acid decarboxylases subunit D, translated as MICPRCADEHIATMATSPVKDVWTVFQCQHCLYTWRDTEPARRTQREHYPEAFRMTQSDIDNAPEVPSIPPLLAK; from the coding sequence ATGATCTGTCCACGTTGTGCCGATGAACATATTGCAACCATGGCTACCTCCCCGGTGAAAGATGTCTGGACGGTATTCCAGTGCCAGCACTGCCTCTATACCTGGCGCGATACTGAACCGGCCCGCCGCACCCAGCGGGAACACTATCCGGAGGCGTTTCGTATGACACAAAGCGATATCGATAATGCGCCGGAAGTACCGAGTATTCCGCCATTGCTGGCAAAATAA
- a CDS encoding cold-shock protein, with the protein MAMNGTITTWFQDKGFGFIKDENGDNRYFHVIKVANPELIKKDAAVTFEPTTNNKGLSAYAVKVAPESKYIFIAGERIKLTSIKSYLVYSEEVPVETRIDKDNAVLSVGVLMNSIRPKSTAQPGAVRSLKKLAITTFQGTTLIFSEDEIDVDSTVKMLKV; encoded by the coding sequence ATGGCGATGAACGGTACGATCACAACCTGGTTTCAGGATAAAGGTTTTGGATTTATCAAAGATGAAAACGGCGATAACCGCTATTTTCATGTGATTAAAGTCGCCAACCCTGAGCTGATCAAAAAAGACGCGGCGGTGACTTTTGAACCCACCACCAACAATAAAGGGCTGTCAGCTTATGCGGTGAAAGTGGCACCGGAAAGCAAATACATCTTTATTGCCGGAGAGCGGATCAAGCTCACCTCCATCAAGTCGTACCTGGTTTACAGCGAAGAAGTGCCGGTTGAAACACGCATTGATAAAGACAATGCGGTGCTGTCGGTGGGCGTACTGATGAACAGCATCCGTCCGAAATCGACCGCTCAACCGGGAGCCGTGCGTTCGCTGAAAAAACTGGCGATCACCACCTTTCAGGGCACGACGTTAATCTTCTCGGAAGATGAAATCGACGTGGACAGCACGGTGAAAATGCTGAAGGTCTGA
- a CDS encoding sterol desaturase family protein, whose protein sequence is MIWLANILILLSAVVMMEVAATLAHKYIMHGWGWGWHLSHHEPHDGGFELNDLYALIFAALAVLMIYLGVEGLWPLQWVGAGVTVYGVLYFMVHDGLVHQRWPFRYIPRRGYLKRLYMAHRLHHAVRGKEGCVSFGFLYAPPLPRLQQALRQQHDQSRRQR, encoded by the coding sequence ATGATCTGGCTGGCAAATATCCTGATTCTGCTTTCCGCTGTGGTGATGATGGAGGTCGCCGCGACGCTGGCGCATAAATACATCATGCATGGCTGGGGATGGGGCTGGCATCTGTCGCATCATGAACCACACGATGGCGGTTTCGAACTCAACGATCTCTACGCGTTGATTTTTGCCGCGCTGGCGGTGCTGATGATTTACCTCGGGGTCGAGGGGCTGTGGCCGTTGCAGTGGGTCGGTGCGGGTGTAACCGTGTACGGCGTGCTGTATTTTATGGTGCATGATGGTCTGGTGCATCAGCGCTGGCCGTTTCGTTACATCCCACGCCGGGGTTATTTAAAACGTTTATATATGGCACATCGCCTGCATCACGCGGTACGCGGCAAAGAAGGTTGTGTGTCATTTGGCTTCTTGTATGCCCCGCCATTACCCCGGTTGCAGCAGGCGTTGCGTCAGCAACACGATCAATCGCGCCGTCAGAGATGA
- a CDS encoding non-oxidative hydroxyarylic acid decarboxylases subunit B, which translates to MRLIIGMTGATGAPLGVALLQTLQTIQEVETHLVMSKWAKTTIELETPYSVREVAAMADVVHSPADQAASISSGSFRTDGMIIIPCSMKTLAGIRAGYAEGLVGRAADVVLKEGRKLVLVPRETPLSTIHLENMLALSRLGVAMVPPMPAYYNHPASIDDVTNHIVARVLDQFGIASPKARRWQGLSEATSPHVLQQQES; encoded by the coding sequence ATGAGACTGATTATCGGAATGACCGGTGCCACCGGAGCCCCCCTGGGCGTCGCGCTACTCCAGACACTGCAAACCATCCAAGAGGTGGAAACCCATCTGGTGATGAGCAAATGGGCCAAAACCACCATTGAGCTGGAGACGCCTTACAGCGTGCGTGAGGTTGCAGCCATGGCCGATGTAGTGCACAGCCCGGCGGATCAGGCCGCCTCGATCTCCTCCGGCTCGTTTCGCACCGATGGGATGATCATCATCCCGTGCAGTATGAAAACCCTCGCGGGTATCCGCGCGGGCTATGCCGAGGGCCTGGTTGGGCGTGCAGCGGATGTGGTGCTGAAAGAGGGGCGCAAGCTGGTGCTGGTACCACGCGAAACCCCGCTCAGCACCATCCACCTCGAAAACATGCTGGCGCTGTCCCGCCTGGGCGTGGCAATGGTGCCGCCAATGCCCGCGTACTACAACCATCCCGCCAGCATTGATGACGTCACAAATCACATTGTTGCCCGCGTACTCGACCAGTTTGGTATCGCCTCCCCTAAAGCCCGGCGCTGGCAAGGGTTAAGCGAGGCAACTTCACCCCATGTTCTGCAACAACAGGAGAGTTAA
- a CDS encoding MarR family winged helix-turn-helix transcriptional regulator produces MQKELGNVFFHLMRELLQDHTALWQKSLPELTKQQYAVLCAVAEQPGIEQLDLTEAALSTKATLAELLVRMEKKNLIERQQGTSDRRRRFIFLTAEGKQALQEARPIAEQVDTFFLSRLGEQQQNEVVVLLKTMLAKGAVGQ; encoded by the coding sequence ATGCAAAAAGAATTGGGTAATGTCTTCTTTCACCTGATGCGGGAACTGCTTCAGGACCATACCGCGCTCTGGCAGAAGTCCCTGCCGGAACTGACCAAACAACAATACGCGGTGTTGTGTGCGGTGGCAGAGCAACCGGGGATTGAACAGCTCGATCTCACCGAAGCGGCGTTAAGTACCAAGGCAACGCTGGCGGAGTTGCTGGTGCGCATGGAGAAAAAAAACCTCATCGAACGGCAGCAGGGCACCAGCGACAGGCGGCGGCGGTTTATCTTTCTCACTGCTGAAGGAAAACAGGCACTGCAGGAAGCCCGACCTATTGCTGAACAGGTCGATACTTTTTTTCTTTCCCGCCTCGGAGAACAGCAGCAAAATGAGGTGGTGGTGTTGTTGAAAACCATGCTGGCGAAAGGGGCGGTGGGTCAATGA
- a CDS encoding sugar phosphate isomerase/epimerase: MRLSFCTDSLGHLPFEAMLDKLLELGVYGVEMTTGGWSSAPHLRTEALLASASQRQQLLQALESRGMSIAALNVSGNPLDVGELGQRHQRDTEQALALAGELGVKKIVMMSGLPPASPHDTIPNWITYTVSWPPTLKNCLDYQWNEVAIPYWLGLVERAKTSGVERFALENFSSMLVWNPETLFRLRDAVGPMVGLNLDPSHLLWMGGDPIAAARALGSAIHHVHGKDVRLERGLVNINGLLETKPVEDVANRAWNYVAVGCGQDLQWWKEFFSVVRMMGYNDWVSLEMEDLTMSVEAGVTSSIAALQQTISQ, encoded by the coding sequence ATGAGACTCTCATTCTGTACCGACAGCCTCGGGCATCTGCCCTTTGAAGCGATGCTGGATAAATTACTGGAACTTGGTGTGTATGGCGTGGAGATGACCACCGGTGGCTGGTCTTCAGCCCCACATCTGCGCACGGAGGCATTGCTCGCCAGCGCCAGTCAGCGTCAGCAACTGTTGCAGGCGCTGGAGAGTCGCGGCATGTCGATTGCCGCGCTGAATGTCTCCGGCAATCCGCTTGACGTGGGAGAACTCGGTCAACGTCATCAGCGTGATACCGAACAGGCGCTGGCATTGGCCGGTGAGCTGGGCGTGAAGAAAATCGTGATGATGAGCGGCCTACCACCGGCCAGCCCGCATGACACGATCCCCAACTGGATTACCTACACCGTTAGTTGGCCGCCAACGCTGAAAAATTGCCTGGATTATCAGTGGAATGAGGTGGCGATTCCTTACTGGCTGGGATTGGTGGAACGCGCCAAAACCAGTGGTGTAGAGCGCTTTGCGCTGGAAAACTTCAGCTCGATGCTGGTGTGGAACCCGGAAACCTTGTTCCGCCTGCGGGATGCGGTAGGGCCGATGGTGGGGTTGAACCTTGATCCCAGCCATCTGCTCTGGATGGGAGGAGACCCGATAGCGGCGGCGCGGGCACTGGGTTCGGCGATCCACCATGTACACGGTAAAGATGTGCGGCTGGAACGCGGGCTGGTGAATATCAATGGCTTGCTGGAAACCAAACCGGTGGAGGATGTGGCGAACCGCGCGTGGAACTATGTCGCGGTGGGTTGCGGCCAGGATCTGCAATGGTGGAAGGAGTTCTTCTCGGTGGTGCGCATGATGGGCTACAACGATTGGGTGTCACTGGAAATGGAAGATCTCACCATGTCGGTTGAGGCGGGGGTAACATCCTCGATTGCCGCCCTTCAGCAAACTATCAGCCAGTAA
- the crtB gene encoding 15-cis-phytoene synthase CrtB, whose protein sequence is MNMPLMEHATQTMAVGSTSFATAAKLFDASTRRSTLMLYAWCRHCDDVIDGQTLGASDTPTTPEEAEARMAHLQLETRRAYSGASMDEPAFAAFQEVALMHRIPPQLAFDHLEGFNMDVQQQRYLRFEDTLRYCYHVAGVVGLMMARVMGVRDERVLDHACDLGLAFQLTNIARDIVDDAQHGRCYLPEEWLHPLGLRADNVAEAQHRPALAILAARLVAEAEPYYQSALAGLPGLPLRSAWAIATAQGVYREIGIKVQQAGAQAWDSRQHTSKGEKLGLLLKGAGLAIASRLTHPPQRPLGLWQRPASGHL, encoded by the coding sequence ATGAATATGCCGTTAATGGAACACGCCACGCAAACCATGGCGGTTGGCTCAACGAGTTTCGCCACCGCGGCCAAACTGTTTGATGCCTCAACGCGTCGTAGCACGCTGATGCTATATGCCTGGTGTCGCCACTGCGATGACGTGATCGATGGGCAAACCCTCGGCGCATCCGATACGCCGACGACGCCTGAGGAGGCAGAAGCGCGCATGGCACATTTGCAACTGGAAACACGACGCGCCTACAGCGGTGCCAGCATGGACGAACCGGCATTTGCTGCCTTTCAGGAAGTCGCGCTAATGCACCGTATTCCCCCGCAACTGGCCTTTGACCATCTTGAAGGTTTTAACATGGACGTGCAGCAACAACGTTACCTGCGTTTCGAAGATACCTTACGCTACTGTTACCACGTTGCCGGGGTCGTCGGTTTAATGATGGCGCGTGTGATGGGGGTGCGTGACGAACGTGTACTGGATCACGCCTGCGATTTGGGTCTGGCGTTTCAGCTCACCAATATCGCCCGCGATATCGTGGATGACGCACAGCATGGCCGCTGCTATTTACCGGAAGAATGGCTGCACCCGTTGGGGTTACGTGCGGACAATGTGGCTGAAGCGCAGCATCGTCCCGCCCTTGCCATCCTGGCTGCACGTCTGGTGGCCGAAGCAGAACCCTACTATCAGTCAGCGCTGGCCGGGTTGCCGGGTTTACCACTACGCTCGGCATGGGCGATCGCCACCGCACAGGGTGTGTATCGTGAAATTGGCATAAAAGTGCAGCAGGCAGGCGCGCAAGCATGGGATAGCCGCCAACACACCAGCAAAGGAGAAAAACTGGGTTTACTGCTTAAAGGTGCTGGGTTGGCGATCGCCTCCCGATTGACGCATCCACCGCAACGCCCTCTGGGGTTGTGGCAGCGCCCGGCCAGCGGTCATCTCTGA
- a CDS encoding MFS transporter, whose protein sequence is MTHTVLSANPALRRSGFFLFLLLLTAANLRTPITATGPVLENIRQTFGLSASAAGILNFLPLLMFATLAPPAAWLGNRFGLERSLWGALLLITLGSLLRITGSEKALWAGTLLLSAGIAAANVLLPPLIKRDFTAHTARYIGLYATTMAITASIASGVAVPLAQLTGVGWHLSLGIWLVPGMVALLAWLPQLQHVAVHTQPTASQPLQRSPWRSALGWQVSLFMACQSLVFYTLIGWFTPFAQDEGISQLAAGWLLFVYQIVAIVANLACMSALKRLHDQRAIGFLASLAIFSGVMGLLLAPGWALIWLLLAGLGAGASMVTCLALFNLRTHDHRQASKLSGMAQCVGYGVAALGPLCFGMLHDASGSWTLPLVLLLVIALLQMAVATLAGRNRHI, encoded by the coding sequence ATGACCCATACCGTTTTATCTGCAAATCCTGCCCTGCGCCGCTCCGGCTTTTTTCTGTTTTTACTGTTGCTGACCGCCGCCAACTTGCGCACACCGATCACCGCCACCGGCCCGGTGCTGGAAAACATTCGCCAGACGTTCGGGCTGAGCGCCAGCGCGGCTGGCATACTGAATTTCCTGCCGCTGCTGATGTTCGCCACCCTTGCCCCTCCGGCGGCCTGGCTGGGCAACCGCTTTGGGCTTGAACGCAGCCTGTGGGGTGCATTGCTGCTCATTACCCTCGGCTCACTGCTGCGCATCACCGGCAGCGAAAAGGCGTTATGGGCGGGAACACTGCTGCTCAGCGCCGGTATCGCCGCTGCCAACGTGTTGTTGCCGCCGCTGATTAAGCGCGATTTCACGGCGCATACCGCTCGCTATATCGGGTTATATGCCACCACCATGGCGATCACCGCCAGCATCGCCTCCGGTGTTGCGGTGCCGCTGGCGCAACTCACTGGCGTGGGCTGGCATTTGTCACTGGGGATCTGGCTGGTGCCGGGCATGGTCGCGTTGCTGGCCTGGCTGCCGCAACTCCAACACGTGGCGGTGCATACGCAGCCCACCGCGTCACAGCCGCTGCAACGTTCACCGTGGCGTTCAGCGCTTGGCTGGCAAGTTTCTCTCTTTATGGCCTGCCAGTCGTTGGTGTTTTATACCCTGATCGGCTGGTTTACCCCGTTCGCTCAGGATGAGGGGATCAGCCAACTGGCTGCCGGCTGGCTTCTGTTCGTCTATCAAATCGTGGCGATTGTCGCCAACCTGGCCTGCATGAGCGCCCTGAAACGCCTACATGATCAACGTGCCATCGGTTTTTTGGCTTCGCTGGCGATTTTCTCTGGCGTGATGGGGTTGCTGCTGGCACCCGGCTGGGCGCTGATCTGGTTGCTACTGGCAGGATTGGGAGCAGGTGCGTCAATGGTGACTTGCCTGGCGCTGTTTAATTTACGCACCCATGATCATCGTCAGGCATCAAAATTATCGGGGATGGCGCAATGTGTCGGCTATGGCGTTGCGGCTCTGGGGCCGCTGTGCTTTGGCATGCTGCATGATGCCAGCGGCAGTTGGACGCTGCCGCTGGTATTGCTGCTGGTGATTGCCCTGCTACAAATGGCGGTGGCGACCCTTGCTGGCCGCAACCGCCATATTTGA
- the blc gene encoding outer membrane lipoprotein Blc: MKLWPVITGVAIALSLVACKSPTPPKGVEPITGFDASRYLGKWYEVARLENRFERGLEHVTATYSKRSDGGIRVLNRGYDAQQQKWRESEGKAYFTGAPTTAALKVSFFGPFYGGYNVIRLDDNYQYALVSGPNRDYLWILSRTPAIPEAVKRDYLNTARELGFRVDQLLWVKP; this comes from the coding sequence ATGAAGTTATGGCCTGTGATAACCGGTGTTGCCATCGCGCTGAGTCTGGTTGCCTGCAAATCCCCAACGCCGCCAAAAGGTGTGGAACCGATTACTGGCTTTGACGCCAGTCGCTATCTGGGTAAATGGTACGAGGTCGCCCGTCTGGAGAATCGCTTTGAACGCGGGCTGGAGCACGTTACGGCCACTTACAGTAAACGTAGCGATGGCGGAATTCGCGTACTCAACCGGGGTTACGATGCGCAGCAGCAAAAATGGCGCGAAAGTGAGGGCAAAGCGTATTTTACCGGGGCACCGACCACTGCCGCCCTCAAGGTTTCCTTTTTCGGCCCCTTCTATGGTGGCTATAACGTGATCAGGCTGGATGATAATTATCAATACGCGCTGGTCAGTGGCCCAAACCGTGATTATCTGTGGATCCTGTCCAGAACGCCCGCTATCCCGGAAGCCGTAAAGCGAGATTACCTTAACACAGCGCGTGAACTGGGCTTCCGGGTTGATCAGCTGCTATGGGTTAAACCATGA
- a CDS encoding non-oxidative hydroxyarylic acid decarboxylases subunit C, with product MAFDDLRSFLHALDEQGQLLNIDEEVQAEPDIAAAANATGRIGEGAPAISFTKIKGFHHAHVVMNTIGSWQNHAISLGLPANTPVKQQIDEFIRRWDNFPIAPERRENAPWAENTVEDDAINLFDILPLFRLNDGDGGFYLDKACVVSRDPLDPDHFGKQNVGIYRMEVKGKRKLGLQPVPMHDIALHLHKAEERGEDLPIAITLGNDPIITLMGATPLRYDQSEYEMAGALRESPYPIATAPLTGFDVPWGSEVILEGVIEGRKREIEGPFGEFTGHYSGGRNMTVVRIDKVSYRTKPIFESLYLGMPWTEIDYLMGPATCVPLYQQLKADFPEVQAVNAMYTHGLLAIISTKKRYGGFARAVGLRAMTTPHGLGYVKMVIMVDEDVDPFNLPQVMWALSSKVNPAGDLVQLPNMSVLELDPGSSPAGITDKLIIDATTPVAPDTRGHYSQPVKDLPETGAWVEKLTALLANRK from the coding sequence ATGGCTTTTGATGACTTGCGTAGTTTTCTCCACGCCCTGGATGAGCAGGGTCAGCTACTGAATATTGATGAAGAAGTGCAGGCAGAGCCGGATATCGCTGCCGCCGCCAACGCCACCGGGCGTATCGGCGAAGGCGCGCCCGCCATCTCCTTCACTAAAATTAAAGGTTTTCACCACGCTCACGTGGTGATGAACACCATCGGATCATGGCAAAACCACGCGATTTCCCTCGGACTTCCGGCGAACACGCCGGTAAAACAGCAGATTGATGAATTTATCCGCCGCTGGGATAACTTCCCGATCGCCCCTGAACGCCGCGAAAATGCCCCGTGGGCAGAAAACACGGTGGAGGACGACGCGATTAACCTGTTCGATATATTGCCCCTGTTCCGGCTGAACGACGGCGATGGCGGATTCTATCTTGATAAAGCCTGCGTCGTATCACGTGACCCGCTCGATCCTGACCATTTTGGCAAGCAGAACGTCGGCATCTACCGTATGGAGGTCAAAGGCAAACGCAAACTGGGTTTGCAACCAGTGCCGATGCATGACATTGCGCTGCACCTGCACAAAGCGGAGGAACGCGGTGAGGATCTGCCCATCGCCATTACGCTGGGTAACGATCCGATCATCACGCTGATGGGTGCCACGCCGCTGCGCTACGACCAGTCCGAATATGAGATGGCAGGCGCACTGCGTGAAAGCCCCTATCCTATCGCCACGGCACCACTGACCGGATTCGATGTGCCCTGGGGTTCAGAGGTCATTCTTGAAGGGGTGATCGAAGGCCGCAAACGCGAAATTGAAGGCCCGTTTGGCGAATTTACCGGCCACTACTCTGGCGGTCGTAATATGACTGTGGTGCGTATCGATAAGGTTTCATACCGTACTAAACCGATTTTCGAATCCTTGTATCTCGGTATGCCATGGACCGAAATTGATTATCTGATGGGTCCCGCCACTTGTGTGCCACTTTACCAGCAGCTGAAAGCCGATTTCCCGGAAGTACAGGCGGTCAACGCCATGTACACCCATGGTCTGCTCGCCATTATCTCCACCAAAAAACGCTACGGCGGTTTTGCCCGCGCGGTCGGCTTGCGCGCGATGACCACGCCACACGGCCTCGGCTACGTGAAAATGGTGATTATGGTCGATGAAGATGTCGATCCCTTTAACTTGCCTCAGGTGATGTGGGCGTTGTCCTCAAAAGTGAACCCGGCCGGTGATTTGGTGCAGCTACCCAATATGTCGGTGCTGGAACTGGACCCAGGCTCCAGCCCGGCGGGGATCACCGACAAACTGATTATTGATGCCACCACCCCGGTCGCTCCGGATACCCGTGGTCACTACAGCCAGCCAGTCAAAGATTTGCCGGAAACCGGCGCATGGGTAGAGAAACTGACCGCTTTACTGGCCAACCGCAAATAA
- a CDS encoding YjfB family protein → MDVSQVTSLASGLDNLDLKSQVNTLVLKKALDNQQAAASSILSSIPQLPANPAIGRNINTTA, encoded by the coding sequence ATGGATGTATCGCAAGTGACGTCGCTGGCTTCCGGCCTTGATAACCTCGATCTGAAAAGCCAGGTGAATACCCTGGTACTGAAAAAGGCACTGGATAACCAGCAAGCTGCGGCCAGCAGTATCCTCTCATCAATTCCGCAATTACCGGCTAATCCGGCGATCGGGCGCAATATCAATACCACCGCCTGA
- the sfnG gene encoding dimethylsulfone monooxygenase SfnG, producing MSVLQPASKPLQFAYWVPNVSGGLVISQIEQRTRWDADYNRQLAKIAENAGFDYALTQIRFTAGYGADNQHESVTFSQDLLSHTSRLKVIAALLPGPWNPVLAAKQIATISHLYGPRIAVNIVSGWFRGEFKAIGEPWLDHEERYLRSEEFIRCLRGIWGEESFTFAGDFYRFRDYALKPKPLSPQPEIFQGGSSRAARDMAARVSDWYFTNGNTPEGVRQQVADIQAKARASQHNVKIGLNGFVIARETEQEAQAVLQEIIAKANPDAVKGFQHEVKNAGSASPEGEGNWAKSSFEDLVQYNDGFKTNLIGTPQQIAERIIALKRAGVDLLLLAFLHFHEEVEFFGREIIPRVRELERQEAAATALV from the coding sequence ATGTCTGTACTCCAACCTGCCAGTAAACCCCTGCAATTTGCCTATTGGGTGCCGAACGTCTCCGGCGGCCTGGTAATCAGCCAGATTGAGCAACGCACACGCTGGGACGCCGATTACAACCGCCAACTGGCGAAAATCGCCGAAAACGCCGGTTTTGATTATGCACTGACGCAAATTCGCTTTACCGCCGGATACGGAGCGGATAATCAGCATGAGTCGGTGACGTTTTCGCAGGACCTGCTGAGTCACACCTCGCGGTTGAAGGTGATCGCCGCGTTGCTGCCAGGACCGTGGAATCCGGTGCTGGCCGCCAAACAGATTGCCACCATCAGCCACCTTTACGGACCGCGTATCGCGGTCAATATTGTCAGTGGCTGGTTCCGTGGCGAATTTAAAGCGATTGGTGAACCTTGGCTCGACCATGAAGAGCGTTATCTGCGCTCGGAAGAATTTATTCGTTGCCTGCGCGGTATCTGGGGAGAGGAGAGCTTCACCTTCGCCGGGGATTTCTATCGCTTCCGTGACTATGCGTTGAAACCGAAACCCCTGTCGCCGCAACCGGAAATTTTCCAGGGCGGCAGCTCGCGTGCCGCACGCGATATGGCGGCTCGCGTGTCCGACTGGTATTTCACCAACGGCAACACACCGGAAGGCGTGCGCCAGCAGGTTGCGGATATTCAGGCGAAAGCGCGCGCCAGCCAACATAACGTGAAGATCGGCCTGAATGGTTTTGTTATCGCCAGAGAAACTGAACAGGAAGCGCAGGCGGTGTTGCAGGAAATCATCGCTAAAGCGAATCCGGATGCGGTGAAAGGCTTCCAGCATGAAGTGAAAAATGCCGGTAGCGCCTCGCCGGAAGGGGAAGGTAACTGGGCTAAATCTTCCTTTGAGGATTTGGTGCAGTACAACGATGGATTTAAAACCAACCTGATCGGCACACCGCAGCAGATCGCGGAGCGCATTATCGCGCTCAAACGCGCCGGGGTGGATTTGCTGCTGCTGGCGTTCCTGCATTTTCATGAAGAGGTCGAGTTCTTTGGCCGCGAAATTATTCCGCGGGTGCGTGAACTGGAACGTCAGGAAGCCGCAGCGACGGCGTTGGTGTGA
- a CDS encoding DUF4440 domain-containing protein translates to MRTNTMLLDTLKRLECSLHGSRRKDRKWLEQILHERFSEITRSGVLVDRAQTIEALSGEDSVPTILSSDFRLISVGDNFAILHYRTVNPDGSRASLRSSCWKISENGQWKLVFHQGTPEAESV, encoded by the coding sequence ATGAGGACAAACACTATGCTCCTGGATACGTTAAAAAGACTCGAATGCTCTCTTCATGGCAGCAGGCGGAAAGATCGGAAATGGCTTGAACAGATACTCCATGAAAGATTTAGCGAAATAACACGCTCAGGCGTATTAGTTGATCGTGCACAGACTATTGAAGCGCTTTCGGGTGAAGATAGTGTTCCAACTATTCTTAGTAGTGATTTCCGGCTTATCAGCGTTGGCGATAATTTCGCAATATTGCACTATAGAACTGTTAATCCAGATGGTAGTCGTGCATCCCTTCGTTCTTCATGCTGGAAAATCTCTGAGAACGGGCAATGGAAATTGGTATTCCATCAGGGAACACCTGAGGCAGAGAGCGTGTAG